One Kitasatospora sp. NBC_01287 DNA window includes the following coding sequences:
- a CDS encoding terminase family protein translates to MVEQYRQLPADRRREIAERASPKLRNQLAEAERDIAMRHSPGSLAALLTDGREMQAAHLDLIDQAFRRIAAGETIRLLLTMPPRHGKSRRAARWAPLWYLLQRPDHRVMIASYSSDLADDHGRWIRDAITTWGEQLGLHLHPGSKAANRFDILSREGGLFAAGVGGGLTGKGAHLAIIDDPIKDAADAQSPTMRRRLWEWWQAVLLTRIEPGGSVIVIQTRWDEDDLAGRILAGETASDWIIIDLPAIADSENDALGRKVGEPLWPARYGRKALAAIRRSVGERVWWSLFQQKPRPQEGGVWKRDWIDTARVTPVQFGGLEMARIVVAVDPSGGDSEVNDETGIVGLAAGFDEHLYVLADESGTLGPNEWGLRACQLALDLQADAIVVESNYGGAMAKQIVRQAWEQLAREGKTRGVLMPMLLEVTAKVGKRLRAEPVAQLYEQGRVHHVGHFAELEGQMVTWVATMDSPDRMDAAVHGLTELADPDQLAALAGGTLDGRLAGRR, encoded by the coding sequence TTGGTCGAGCAGTACCGGCAGCTGCCCGCTGACCGGCGCCGGGAGATCGCCGAGCGGGCGTCGCCGAAACTGCGGAACCAACTCGCCGAGGCGGAGCGGGACATCGCGATGCGGCATTCGCCCGGATCGCTGGCCGCGCTGCTCACCGATGGCCGGGAGATGCAGGCCGCCCATCTGGACCTGATTGACCAGGCGTTCCGCAGGATCGCGGCAGGAGAAACGATCCGTCTGCTGCTGACGATGCCGCCGCGGCACGGCAAGAGCCGGCGGGCAGCGCGGTGGGCGCCGCTGTGGTACCTGCTCCAGCGCCCGGACCACCGGGTGATGATCGCCTCCTACTCCTCCGATCTGGCCGACGACCACGGCCGGTGGATCAGGGACGCCATCACCACGTGGGGCGAACAGCTCGGCCTGCACCTCCACCCGGGCAGCAAGGCCGCGAACCGGTTCGACATCTTGTCGAGGGAGGGGGGCCTGTTCGCGGCCGGTGTCGGCGGTGGCCTCACCGGTAAAGGGGCTCATCTCGCGATCATCGACGATCCGATCAAGGACGCTGCGGACGCCCAATCACCCACGATGAGGCGCCGGTTGTGGGAATGGTGGCAGGCCGTCCTCCTGACCCGCATTGAGCCGGGCGGCAGCGTCATCGTCATCCAAACGCGCTGGGACGAAGACGATCTCGCTGGCCGCATCCTTGCCGGGGAGACAGCCTCCGACTGGATCATCATCGACCTGCCGGCCATCGCCGACAGCGAGAACGACGCGCTCGGCCGGAAGGTCGGCGAGCCGCTGTGGCCTGCCCGCTACGGCCGCAAGGCCCTTGCGGCGATCCGCCGTTCGGTCGGGGAGCGGGTGTGGTGGAGCCTGTTCCAGCAGAAGCCGAGGCCGCAGGAAGGCGGGGTGTGGAAGCGCGACTGGATCGACACCGCCCGGGTCACGCCGGTGCAGTTCGGCGGCCTGGAGATGGCCAGGATCGTCGTCGCGGTGGATCCGTCGGGCGGTGATTCCGAGGTCAACGACGAGACCGGGATCGTTGGCTTGGCCGCAGGGTTCGACGAGCACCTGTACGTCCTCGCTGACGAGTCCGGCACCCTCGGCCCCAACGAATGGGGCCTGCGGGCGTGCCAACTCGCCCTCGATCTGCAGGCCGACGCCATCGTGGTGGAGAGCAACTACGGCGGGGCGATGGCCAAGCAGATCGTTCGGCAGGCGTGGGAGCAGCTGGCGCGGGAGGGCAAGACTCGCGGCGTGCTGATGCCGATGCTGTTGGAGGTGACCGCGAAGGTCGGCAAGCGGTTGCGGGCCGAGCCGGTGGCGCAGCTGTACGAGCAGGGTCGCGTCCACCACGTCGGGCACTTCGCCGAGTTGGAGGGGCAGATGGTCACGTGGGTGGCGACGATGGACAGCCCGGACCGGATGGATGCCGCGGTGCACGGGCTGACCGAACTCGCGGACCCGGACCAGCTGGCCGCGCTGGCGGGCGGGACGCTGGACGGCCGGCTCGCTGGCCGCCGTTAG
- a CDS encoding DNA recombination protein RecN — protein MIAMEPLPGIRIRHLRLVGMERSYDVDFTAEQRVRNLSVIAGAFSSGKTAVLEFIAYGLGSKRHPRHQEVLRRVRSCLLEVELSGEPYVIERSVGEPSKVAFVRRGTLDGRPTSRAERRPIDPPGAPESLSSLLLSHCKLEGVQLREAPTNSESRTDPLSFRDLMWLAFLPNERVADKNFLFENDYMRKHKLRQVVDVAFGVHDDRAVELGQRIQELSGRLNRAKAELESARAFVVEQTPTALDGEPTLAVHEQELADITSQLTELDRRAQAGTKFAAQLRHQHKEAAQASCRAAAVLRDCETQIQRLMPLRAQYADDLLKLGMLGEAQQIFDPLRVTTCPACLNRLSTPPNADNGRCSLCRHELTAAEGTLVLGAADAGSQAGDNRVDVAAETRSTKARLKEITTYIDELGASLAALKLRAEEASVREEEAASALDTATSPSVSPFLAARDDLHRRREQVLRQLEQAESVIKLREGLAKRADVVERHEIQIARLREELARLGDASLDRDRVIAKISGRYGELLRAWRYPKVSMPFIKTDLTPFVRGEPYQEASSGARTLLTLAWQLAVFEIAVEAGAAHPGFLMIDSPQKNLGHGGTLDAVIADAVAIDDFYHHLSLWLAERGSRAQLIVADNSPPPLAESSVVVRYSRNEDRPPYGLIEDETSADEEAKVDA, from the coding sequence ATGATCGCCATGGAACCGCTTCCCGGCATCCGGATCCGCCATCTGCGCCTGGTCGGCATGGAGCGGTCGTACGACGTGGATTTCACCGCTGAACAGCGGGTACGGAACCTCTCCGTCATCGCCGGGGCATTTAGCTCCGGCAAAACAGCAGTCCTGGAGTTCATCGCCTACGGGCTCGGCTCGAAACGGCACCCCCGCCACCAAGAGGTGCTGCGAAGGGTCCGTTCATGCCTCCTGGAGGTCGAGCTCTCGGGCGAGCCGTACGTGATCGAGCGTTCGGTCGGAGAGCCCTCGAAGGTCGCCTTCGTGCGCCGCGGAACGCTCGACGGTAGGCCCACGTCCAGGGCCGAGAGAAGGCCCATCGACCCGCCCGGGGCACCGGAAAGCCTGTCTTCCCTTCTCCTGAGTCACTGCAAGCTCGAAGGCGTCCAACTGCGCGAAGCGCCCACCAACAGCGAATCCCGAACGGACCCACTCAGCTTCCGCGACTTGATGTGGCTCGCCTTTCTGCCCAACGAACGCGTCGCGGACAAGAACTTCCTGTTCGAAAACGATTACATGCGCAAGCACAAACTGCGGCAAGTCGTCGACGTCGCCTTCGGAGTCCACGACGACCGCGCCGTCGAACTCGGCCAGCGCATTCAGGAACTCAGCGGCCGACTCAACCGCGCCAAAGCCGAACTCGAGTCAGCCCGTGCCTTCGTCGTGGAGCAGACTCCCACCGCACTGGACGGTGAACCCACACTTGCCGTCCACGAACAGGAGCTGGCTGACATCACGAGCCAGCTCACGGAGTTGGACCGCCGGGCGCAGGCAGGAACGAAATTCGCGGCCCAGCTGCGCCACCAGCACAAAGAGGCGGCCCAGGCTTCTTGCCGGGCGGCAGCGGTCCTGCGAGACTGCGAGACACAGATCCAGCGGCTGATGCCACTCCGCGCACAGTACGCCGACGATCTCCTCAAGCTCGGCATGCTCGGCGAGGCACAGCAGATTTTCGACCCCCTGCGCGTCACCACCTGCCCCGCCTGCCTGAACCGGCTGTCGACTCCCCCCAACGCCGACAACGGACGCTGCAGTCTCTGCCGCCACGAACTGACAGCAGCGGAAGGGACTTTGGTCCTGGGTGCTGCCGACGCTGGCAGCCAGGCCGGGGACAATCGGGTGGACGTCGCGGCCGAGACCCGGTCCACCAAGGCCCGCCTCAAGGAGATCACCACCTACATCGATGAGCTCGGCGCCTCGCTCGCCGCACTCAAACTCCGGGCGGAAGAGGCTTCCGTCCGGGAAGAGGAAGCCGCCTCCGCGCTGGACACCGCGACGTCGCCCTCCGTCTCACCGTTCCTCGCCGCCCGCGACGACCTCCACCGAAGGCGCGAACAGGTCCTGCGCCAACTCGAACAGGCCGAGAGCGTGATCAAACTCCGCGAAGGACTTGCCAAACGGGCCGACGTCGTGGAGCGCCACGAGATCCAGATCGCCCGTCTCCGCGAGGAGCTCGCACGACTCGGAGATGCCTCCCTCGACCGCGATCGGGTCATCGCCAAGATCAGCGGCCGATACGGCGAGCTCCTGCGAGCCTGGCGCTACCCCAAGGTCAGTATGCCCTTCATCAAGACCGACCTCACCCCCTTCGTACGCGGTGAGCCGTACCAGGAAGCCTCCTCCGGCGCCCGCACCCTGCTCACCCTGGCCTGGCAGCTGGCCGTCTTCGAAATCGCCGTCGAAGCAGGGGCAGCACACCCGGGATTCCTCATGATCGACAGCCCCCAGAAGAACCTCGGCCACGGCGGCACCCTTGATGCCGTGATCGCGGACGCCGTCGCCATCGACGACTTCTACCACCACCTCTCCCTCTGGCTCGCAGAGCGCGGTAGCCGAGCGCAGCTCATCGTCGCCGACAACAGCCCGCCACCGCTGGCGGAAAGCAGCGTGGTGGTGCGCTACAGCCGCAACGAGGACCGTCCACCGTACGGGCTGATCGAGGACGAAACCAGTGCGGATGAAGAGGCAAAAGTCGACGCGTGA
- a CDS encoding ABC-three component system middle component 2 translates to MQADRPVVMPEDEVPFRLAQLLLLLDAVAAQDANGATLERIGYYDFLSANPFLVVPSEGRDASLLRLAGFDPQVLSYASSSQRFTSRRERIQHDLALLVAYGCCQVRNRTGSLTYSITEAGQHLGRQFTATYATSFATAADIVIRQLRKLSDKRLRDQTAQWLRPDGPGGPAAALMSVLGPGPLLETSWEG, encoded by the coding sequence GTGCAAGCAGACCGGCCGGTTGTGATGCCCGAGGACGAGGTACCTTTCCGTCTCGCTCAACTGCTGTTGCTCCTTGACGCCGTCGCCGCGCAGGACGCGAACGGGGCGACCCTGGAACGCATCGGGTATTACGACTTCCTGTCCGCGAACCCTTTTCTCGTAGTCCCCTCCGAGGGCCGGGACGCGAGCCTCCTCCGGCTGGCTGGGTTCGACCCTCAGGTCCTTTCCTACGCGTCCTCTTCACAGCGATTCACGAGCCGGCGAGAGCGGATCCAGCACGACTTGGCGCTCCTAGTGGCCTATGGGTGCTGCCAGGTCCGAAACCGCACCGGCTCCCTCACCTATTCGATCACAGAGGCCGGTCAGCACCTCGGCAGGCAGTTCACCGCCACCTACGCCACGTCCTTTGCTACCGCCGCCGACATCGTCATCCGCCAACTCCGCAAACTCAGCGACAAAAGGCTGCGCGACCAGACCGCACAGTGGCTCAGACCGGACGGACCCGGAGGACCCGCGGCAGCCCTCATGAGCGTCCTGGGGCCAGGCCCATTGCTGGAAACGTCCTGGGAGGGATGA
- a CDS encoding ParB N-terminal domain-containing protein: MPEFIESYPIAQLKPAPYNPRRLSEDAFDRLQRSLALFGCVKPVIVNGNHVLVAGHQRTKSLKAIGQTHAPAILLDGHVSTQDEVQFNLLHNSVETDGSKVRVPASGPDAHGWEWIEPEDVTAVSRSNPAIQAEIRRLVTRYGTWGSVVADSGGRVILNNDYAVVVADLKLPLLCYRLSVQEADELAVWLDGEYGVYDYTQLGIKAYSQHWCQMHRLGGDEGDSNKSTTYEQHVLPELRPGQRVMDFGAGELAYVKRIKSQGWDAHWYEPHVKASGKENALDVAATVSHIRDLQRDVPAHGLYDVVVLDSVLNSVTSLEFEQAVVIACNSLLAKGGTFYTGTRSLGSVERRMSGKKARNNGRYRRSIEFLDEDGFTATFRKGVWTMQRFHDPDSLRALMERYFGEVETRGNPNGGNIYAVCRKPRPLPEEERRAALETEFNMEYPGEYRHNRHRPLVEALMRACAQRDSD; encoded by the coding sequence ATGCCTGAATTCATCGAGTCCTACCCCATCGCCCAGCTCAAGCCCGCCCCCTACAACCCCCGCCGCTTGTCCGAGGACGCGTTCGACCGGCTCCAGCGGTCGTTGGCCCTGTTCGGCTGCGTGAAGCCCGTCATCGTCAACGGCAACCACGTCCTCGTCGCCGGCCACCAGCGAACCAAGTCGTTGAAGGCCATCGGCCAGACCCACGCTCCAGCGATCCTCCTCGACGGCCACGTCTCCACCCAGGACGAGGTGCAGTTCAACCTCCTCCACAACTCGGTGGAGACCGACGGGTCGAAGGTGCGGGTGCCCGCGTCCGGCCCCGACGCCCACGGCTGGGAGTGGATCGAGCCCGAGGACGTCACCGCAGTGTCCCGCTCCAACCCGGCCATCCAGGCCGAGATCCGGCGCCTGGTCACCCGCTACGGCACGTGGGGCTCGGTCGTCGCCGACAGCGGCGGCCGGGTCATCCTCAACAACGACTACGCGGTGGTCGTCGCCGACCTCAAGCTGCCGCTGCTGTGCTACCGCCTGTCCGTGCAAGAGGCCGATGAACTCGCGGTGTGGCTCGACGGCGAGTACGGCGTCTACGACTACACCCAGCTCGGCATCAAAGCGTACTCGCAGCACTGGTGCCAGATGCATAGGCTCGGCGGTGACGAGGGCGACTCGAACAAGTCCACCACCTACGAGCAGCACGTGCTGCCCGAGCTGCGCCCCGGCCAGCGGGTCATGGACTTCGGAGCCGGCGAGCTGGCCTACGTCAAGCGGATCAAGTCGCAGGGTTGGGACGCGCACTGGTACGAGCCGCACGTCAAGGCGAGCGGGAAGGAGAACGCGCTCGACGTCGCGGCGACCGTCTCCCACATCCGCGACCTCCAGCGGGACGTGCCGGCGCACGGCCTGTACGACGTCGTCGTGCTGGACTCGGTGCTGAACTCCGTCACCAGCCTGGAGTTCGAGCAAGCCGTCGTGATCGCCTGCAATTCGCTGCTCGCCAAGGGCGGCACCTTCTACACGGGCACGCGTTCCCTCGGCTCGGTCGAGCGGCGGATGAGTGGGAAGAAGGCCCGCAACAACGGCCGCTACCGGCGCAGCATCGAGTTCCTGGACGAGGACGGCTTCACCGCGACGTTCCGCAAGGGCGTGTGGACGATGCAGCGGTTCCACGACCCGGATTCCCTGCGGGCGCTGATGGAACGGTACTTCGGTGAGGTCGAGACCCGGGGCAACCCGAACGGCGGGAACATCTACGCGGTGTGCCGCAAGCCGAGGCCACTGCCGGAGGAGGAGCGCCGCGCGGCCCTGGAGACCGAGTTCAACATGGAGTACCCCGGCGAGTACCGGCACAACCGGCACAGGCCGCTGGTGGAGGCGCTGATGCGGGCGTGCGCGCAGCGGGACAGCGATTAG
- the hemC gene encoding hydroxymethylbilane synthase: MRFVHRPLLEGGDKDRRSALASVSQRSGGSAFSTNQETALLAGDVDLVVHSLKDLPTANPPGLVLLAPPAREDVSDALCGSTLADLPEGATVGTGAARRIAQLLAVRPDLTPVPIRGNVPPRLAKAKARGGTLDAVLLAAAGLRRLDLDDAISQLLPLEAFPPSAGQGALGIQIREEHTEIRDLLAGTGCADTWAQVRAERAMLAELHGGCSVPVGAWATTPGTGVLTLLGQVTTLDGSRQITATVTGPVGQPEHLGRRVAAELLDRGAEDILRQVRPSVAVG, translated from the coding sequence GTGAGGTTCGTGCACCGGCCGCTGCTGGAGGGCGGCGACAAGGACCGCCGATCGGCGCTGGCGTCCGTGTCGCAGAGGTCGGGCGGGTCGGCGTTCTCCACCAACCAGGAGACGGCGCTACTGGCCGGTGACGTCGACCTCGTCGTCCACTCCCTGAAAGACCTGCCGACAGCCAACCCGCCTGGCCTCGTGCTGCTCGCCCCGCCGGCGCGGGAGGACGTCAGCGACGCGCTCTGCGGCAGCACACTCGCCGACCTACCCGAGGGGGCGACGGTCGGCACCGGAGCAGCGCGCAGGATCGCCCAGCTCCTCGCAGTGCGACCAGACCTGACGCCCGTTCCGATCCGGGGCAACGTGCCGCCGCGCCTGGCCAAGGCCAAGGCCAGGGGCGGCACCCTGGACGCGGTGCTGTTGGCCGCCGCAGGGCTGCGGCGGCTCGACCTGGACGACGCGATCAGCCAGTTGCTGCCGCTGGAGGCGTTCCCACCGTCCGCTGGGCAAGGCGCGCTCGGCATCCAGATCAGGGAGGAGCACACCGAGATCCGGGACCTGCTGGCCGGCACCGGCTGCGCTGACACCTGGGCGCAGGTGCGAGCCGAGCGGGCGATGCTCGCCGAGCTGCACGGTGGCTGCTCGGTGCCGGTAGGGGCCTGGGCCACCACGCCCGGCACCGGGGTGCTGACGCTGCTCGGGCAGGTGACCACGCTGGACGGCTCCCGGCAGATCACCGCGACGGTGACGGGCCCGGTAGGACAGCCGGAGCATCTGGGCCGCCGAGTGGCGGCGGAGCTGCTGGACCGCGGTGCGGAGGACATCCTGAGGCAGGTCAGGCCCTCGGTCGCCGTCGGCTGA
- a CDS encoding ParB N-terminal domain-containing protein, producing MRTREPIDRIVDSLLPLAVPIGDLNRYHRNPRRGDVNAVAESLKWNGQFKPVVVNRGTLTGRPHEILAGNHTWDAAVQRGWDQIAVSWVDVDDDDAARIVVVDNRTSDLAGYDSELLADILSGLPDLDGTGYDQDAVDDLLDSIELPSQLAAETTDREGDKTADEHLQWGFVQWGTTRVQITKDEVERLNNVHGAFYDARGTDTGFAHYLLDQHEAQQEPADA from the coding sequence GTGCGCACCCGTGAACCGATCGACCGGATCGTTGACTCCCTGCTGCCCCTCGCCGTCCCGATCGGCGACCTGAACCGGTACCACCGCAACCCGCGTCGCGGTGACGTGAACGCTGTCGCCGAGTCCTTGAAGTGGAACGGCCAGTTCAAGCCCGTCGTCGTCAACCGGGGCACGCTGACCGGCCGCCCCCACGAGATCCTGGCCGGCAACCACACCTGGGACGCCGCGGTCCAGCGCGGCTGGGACCAGATCGCCGTCTCCTGGGTCGACGTGGACGACGACGATGCTGCCCGCATCGTCGTCGTCGACAACCGCACCTCGGACCTCGCCGGATACGACAGCGAGCTGCTGGCCGACATCCTGTCCGGTCTGCCGGACCTGGACGGCACCGGCTATGACCAGGACGCCGTAGACGATCTCCTGGACTCGATCGAGCTGCCGTCCCAGCTTGCTGCCGAGACGACCGACCGCGAGGGCGACAAGACCGCCGACGAGCACCTGCAGTGGGGTTTCGTGCAGTGGGGAACCACCCGCGTGCAGATCACCAAGGACGAAGTCGAGCGGCTGAACAACGTCCACGGAGCGTTCTACGACGCCCGCGGCACGGACACCGGCTTCGCGCACTACCTCCTCGACCAGCACGAGGCGCAGCAGGAGCCGGCCGATGCCTGA
- a CDS encoding IS1634 family transposase, which produces MYVRATTRKNKDGSTVRYLQLAHNEWDASTGTSRPQVLHSFGREDQLDRAAIERLVASLAKLLDPAAALRATSGSDLTFLASRPMGGAHALNGLWHRIGIDTVMKKLLKGRRLDPAAERVLFALVANRALAPSSKLAATRWIEHDSHIPGLPSTSDDACYRAMDWLLKIEDKLAEEVYWQVADLLNLEVDLLFFDTTSTYFETGEPDTPVARDDHGRRLDQHLDQETESDESADEGNEKSFRAYGKSKDHRPDLPQVVIGMAVTRTGIPIRVWSWPGNTGDQALIRQVREDLREWKLTRVVWVADRGFASEANRRFLQRAGGHYILGEKIRSGSPAAQAALSRQGRYAHVTDKMQVKQVQLPDTADRFVICHNPDQAKRDAAIRADLLAQLEEAIKGSDKLKPLKRAELRGKLSTKPGLHRFLRTTPGGLLRIDKAAIKAEERLDGKFLLRCSDPHLSAEDIATGYKQLLEVERGWRDMKTIIDLRPVYHRKEDRIRAHVLLCWLALLLIRIAETTCDDTWLNLREELERIHVGTFSGPAGTFRQRTETSPAQRAILAKLGVTEPKRIITLEPGTPA; this is translated from the coding sequence ATGTACGTACGGGCGACCACGCGGAAGAACAAGGACGGCTCGACCGTGCGCTACCTCCAGCTGGCGCACAACGAGTGGGACGCCTCCACAGGCACCTCCCGCCCGCAGGTGCTGCACAGCTTCGGCCGAGAGGACCAGCTGGACCGCGCCGCCATCGAGCGTCTGGTCGCCTCGCTCGCCAAGCTCCTCGACCCGGCCGCCGCCCTGCGGGCCACCTCCGGCTCGGACCTGACGTTCCTGGCGTCGCGGCCGATGGGCGGCGCCCACGCCCTGAACGGCCTGTGGCACCGCATCGGCATCGACACCGTCATGAAGAAGCTCCTGAAGGGCCGCCGCCTGGACCCCGCCGCCGAGCGGGTGCTGTTCGCCCTGGTCGCCAACCGCGCGCTCGCCCCCAGCTCCAAACTCGCCGCCACCCGCTGGATCGAACACGACAGCCACATCCCCGGACTGCCCTCCACCAGCGACGACGCCTGCTACCGGGCGATGGACTGGCTCCTGAAGATCGAGGACAAGCTCGCCGAAGAGGTCTACTGGCAGGTCGCGGACCTGCTCAACCTCGAAGTCGACCTACTGTTCTTCGACACCACCAGCACCTACTTCGAGACCGGCGAACCCGACACCCCCGTCGCCCGCGACGACCACGGCCGCCGCCTCGACCAACACCTGGACCAGGAAACGGAGTCGGACGAAAGCGCAGACGAGGGCAACGAGAAGTCGTTCCGCGCGTACGGGAAGAGCAAGGACCACCGCCCGGACCTGCCGCAGGTCGTCATCGGCATGGCCGTCACCCGCACCGGCATCCCGATCCGCGTCTGGAGCTGGCCGGGGAACACCGGCGACCAGGCCCTGATCCGCCAGGTCCGCGAAGACCTGCGCGAGTGGAAGCTGACCCGGGTCGTGTGGGTCGCGGACCGCGGTTTCGCCTCCGAGGCCAACCGCCGCTTCCTGCAGCGCGCCGGCGGCCACTACATCCTCGGCGAGAAGATCCGCTCCGGCTCGCCCGCCGCCCAGGCCGCCCTGTCCCGCCAGGGACGCTACGCGCACGTCACCGACAAAATGCAGGTCAAGCAGGTCCAACTCCCCGACACCGCCGACCGGTTCGTGATCTGCCACAACCCCGACCAGGCCAAGCGCGACGCCGCGATCCGCGCCGACCTGCTCGCCCAGCTCGAGGAGGCGATCAAGGGCTCCGACAAGCTCAAGCCGCTCAAGCGCGCCGAACTGCGCGGGAAGCTGTCCACCAAGCCCGGCCTGCACCGCTTCCTTCGCACCACCCCCGGCGGGCTGCTGCGGATCGACAAGGCCGCGATCAAGGCCGAGGAACGCCTGGACGGCAAGTTCCTCCTGCGGTGCAGTGACCCGCACCTGTCCGCCGAGGACATCGCGACCGGCTACAAGCAGTTGCTGGAAGTCGAGCGCGGATGGCGCGACATGAAGACGATCATCGATCTGCGGCCCGTCTACCACCGCAAGGAAGACCGGATACGCGCCCATGTCCTGCTCTGCTGGCTGGCGTTGCTGCTGATCCGCATCGCCGAGACCACCTGCGACGACACCTGGCTGAACCTGCGCGAGGAACTCGAACGCATCCACGTCGGCACCTTCTCCGGCCCCGCCGGGACCTTCCGCCAGCGCACCGAGACCAGCCCCGCCCAGCGCGCCATCCTCGCCAAGCTCGGCGTCACCGAGCCCAAGCGCATCATCACCCTGGAACCCGGCACACCCGCCTGA
- a CDS encoding serine/threonine protein kinase, with the protein MHELRTGSADGARADFEKMLAQLASATNPNVRMIAANPGDWGIDAFAGDLGGAITVWQSKYFMPKTTTSQSQQIRESLANGLKAAAANGHTITLWILCIPSSMDGPAAHWWDGWKKRQEKAHGLVIELWDETKLVKKLLSPEGDQVRRAYFEPFTAPAAPAQEQIRLVLDVEEDKAAALDSALFVRQMTEAGHVELDSAKRQFFNADLVAREVAHKGVPAEVAALSSADATLHGVWEMQFNECSAEGTLAALHGRVWREVRGEHDRLPKVLRLELTHSWGLVHRLVDNRRAGWVTHWRQIASGHADD; encoded by the coding sequence GTGCACGAACTGCGGACCGGAAGCGCGGACGGGGCGCGGGCCGACTTCGAGAAGATGCTCGCGCAGCTCGCGAGTGCTACCAACCCGAACGTCCGGATGATCGCCGCGAATCCGGGCGACTGGGGAATCGACGCTTTCGCCGGTGACCTCGGGGGCGCCATCACGGTCTGGCAGTCCAAGTACTTCATGCCGAAGACCACAACCAGCCAGTCTCAGCAGATTCGTGAGTCCCTCGCGAACGGGCTAAAAGCCGCGGCGGCCAACGGTCACACCATCACGCTCTGGATCCTGTGCATCCCTTCCAGCATGGACGGGCCGGCAGCCCATTGGTGGGATGGCTGGAAGAAGCGGCAGGAGAAGGCGCATGGCCTCGTTATCGAGCTGTGGGACGAGACCAAGCTAGTGAAGAAGCTGCTGAGCCCCGAAGGTGACCAGGTACGCCGCGCTTACTTCGAACCCTTCACGGCGCCCGCCGCCCCCGCTCAGGAGCAGATACGCCTCGTACTGGACGTGGAGGAGGACAAGGCGGCGGCGCTCGACTCGGCTCTGTTCGTGCGCCAGATGACCGAAGCGGGCCACGTCGAACTGGACTCGGCGAAACGACAGTTCTTCAACGCCGACCTAGTGGCGCGCGAAGTCGCGCACAAGGGCGTGCCAGCTGAGGTTGCCGCACTGAGTTCTGCTGACGCCACCCTTCACGGGGTGTGGGAGATGCAGTTCAACGAGTGTTCGGCCGAGGGCACCCTCGCTGCTCTGCACGGCCGGGTATGGCGCGAGGTGCGCGGCGAACACGACAGACTACCCAAGGTGCTGCGTCTGGAGCTGACGCACAGCTGGGGTCTGGTTCACCGGCTGGTCGACAACCGGCGGGCCGGGTGGGTCACGCACTGGCGGCAGATCGCCAGCGGTCATGCCGACGACTGA